CATCAGTCTCCAACACCACCCGTGTGCGGGCCCCGGCCTGGTCCACGGGTCCAAGCCGCTGGCCGCGAAGGTCGCAAATCGTCTGCCCCCGGCCGGGACCGTGGGTGTCGTCAACAGCAACATTGACGGCCGGCGCGAGCTTGGTCCGGATGCCTCCCACGGCGATCGCGGCCGCCAGGGGATCGTGAAGCGCACAGCTTCGCCGCCCGTAAACGCCGATGTAGAAATCGAAATAGTGATTCACGATCTGTCCGAGCGCGCGTGCAAGGGGCCGCGGCGAGGCCAGCAAGGCCGCCCGGTCTGTTTCCTCGAGGGTGTTCTCCATTGTCACGTCCAACGGAACAAGTGTCACGTCCCAGGGGGCGGCCAGGACTGCGTTGGCCGCCTCGGGGTCGTTGTGGATGTTGGCCTCGGCGACGGCGGTGACATTGCCGGGGACCAATGCCGCACCGCCCATCAGTGTGACGTCCTTGATCAGCGCCGGAAGTCCGGGGTCCAGTTTCAGCGCCTCGGCCAGGTTGGTCAAAGAGCCGACGGCGACGATGGAAAGCTGCCCCGCGTGCTCTCTGGCGAGCTGCACCAGCAAGTGGGCCGCGTCCTCCTGCAGCGGCTTGGCCGCCGAAGTCGGCAAATCAATGTTGCCGACGCCGTTGGCGCCGTGGATTTCCGGCACGCCGCCGTTGAACGTTCCAGCCAGGGGGTGGTGTGCTCCCGTGGCTACGGGCACGGAACCGATTCCGGCAAGGGCCAGGAGATCGAGGGTGTTGGCCGTGGCGCGGCCGGCACTGACGTTGCCGCTTACCGTGCCGATGCCCACGAGCGTGATCTCCGGTGAGGCGAGGAGGTAGGCGAGGGCCAGGGAATCGTCGACGCCGGTGTCGCAGTCGAAGTACACGGGCCTTGGGTTGACGGAATTGTTCATGGTTTTCCTTTGGTTCTATTCGGAAATGGAGGTTGCGGCGGGTTCACAGCTTCTGGCCGGGCCGCGGAGAAATGATGAAGCTTGCGACGAGCGCCAGCGCGGTGATTCCTACCGAGATCCAGAGTGCCGTGGAATAACCGTCCACGGTTCCCAGGGCGGCGAAAGGCGCCACGATGCCTATGCCCAGTCCCGCGCCGATACCAAAGCACGCGCCGTTCACTGCAGGCAGGGCGGCGGGGGCATCTTCGGGCGAGAGCACAACGCTGATGCCGCCGAGTGCCGTCAGCACCATGCCGTAGTAGCTGACGCCGAGGACGGCGAGGGCGGCCGCCACCACCCAGCGGTCCAGCGGGACCGAAGCGATGAGAACAAGTGCCAGGACGCTGATCAGCAGTCCTGCCCGGAGGAGTTTCAACCAGCCGCGCCTGCCGGCAAACCAGCCAGAGATCGGCGCGGCAAAGACGCCAATCAGGGCAGGCGGCGTGAGCAACAGCAGCGCGGAGGTTGCCGCGCCCAGGCCGTAGCCGGCCGAGGAATCCTGGCCGAGCAGCACAACGGTGAAGTTCATGACCGCGAAGATTCCCGTGAGTGTCAGGATGGTCGTGGCGAGGAGGGGCCACATCTGCCGGGAGCGCAGGTGGTGGATGGCGATCAGGGGATTGCGGCTCTTCTTCTGGATCAGCCCGAAGAGCAGGAGCGAGACGACGGTGCCCGCCAGGTACACCAGGGTGATCGGCGCCAGCCAGCCGGACGTTGGCCCCTGCGAGACAAAGAACGTGATGCAGATCAGAGCCATGGAAAGGGCGGCGGCCCCCCACCAGTCCATGCCCCCGGCCGCGTCATCCACTGCATCCTTGGGGACGACCAGGAACACGCAGGGCAGTGCGATCAGGGTGACGGCCAGGATGCCTACGAAAATCGACCGGAAGCCAAGGGTATCGGCAAGAAGTCCGCCAATGTAGCCGTCCGCACCGCCGACGCCGCCGTTGACTGCCGTAATGAGGCCCAATGCCGTGCCGAAGGCCTTCGCGCTGAGGGATTTGCTCAGGATCGTGTACGCCAGCGGGAAGGTGGCGCTGGACGCCCCCTGGAGAACCCGTCCTATCAGCAGCACCGTCAGGTTCGGCGCCCAGATGCACAGCAGCGTTCCCACGGTCAGCAGGCCCAGCACGATGAGGAGAGTGTTGCGGCGGCCGATCACATCGCTCCAACGGCCCAGGATGACGCTTGAAACGGCGCCGGCCAGGAAGAAGAGCGCGGATACCTGTGCAATCTGGTCCAGGTTCTCTCCGAGACTTTCGGCGATGTCCGGCAGTGCGGGCGACAGCATGCTGGCGTTCAGCTGAAACGCGACGACGCTGAGAATCAGTGTGGCGACCAGGCCGCCGGCGCGACCCCGCCGTGGGGCCTCCTGGGCGCGAGGCGGTGGGGCAGCGACTGTGGTGCTTGGACCTTGGGAAATCATGAAAGCTCCTTCGTTGGAGGCCATGGCGGGGCGGCTGGCATAAGAATGCAGTGCAGTATGATGTTATACCTCTGGAGTATGACATGAGTCTCATCCGGAAGTCCATGGTTCAATTGAGGGATCAGCCACCCGGGTCAAAGGAGTGTTGCGTGAACACCGAAGTGCATGCGTTTCTGTCGCCGACCCTGACGCCGCCGCTGGGCCAGCCGCTGCGCGTTGCCGTGTATTCGCGGCTGGCTGAGGGCATCCGTTCGAAGGTCTTCCCGCTCGGGTCCCTCCTGCCGCGAGAAACCGAACTGGGCACGGCGCTGGGCCTCAGCCGCACCGTGGTCCGCGAGGCACTCATGCTTCTTGAGGAAGACGGCCTTATCGTGACGCGGCGCGGCATCGGGAGGTTCGTCGCGGAAGCCCTTCCACGCGTCGGACTGGAAGAATTCCGCCCGTTCGAGTCCGCACTGGCTCATCAGGACCGGCCCGTGAAGGTGGTTCCGGGCGATGTCAGCATCCAGGCGACCACCGACTTCGTTTCCAAGGGTCTGTCCCTCGACGCGGAAGCCAACACTTGGTTCCGTGAGTGCGTGTTGCACCGCGACGGCGAACCGGTCGCCGTCGTCCAGGAACATCTCCCGGCAGGCAGGTACTTGAGCGATATCAGCGCTGAACTGGCCGGGAACCTGCAGGCGGCGGCCAGGTCCAACGAGACGATGCTGGCGGGGCTGATCGCCCTCTGCGGCCCGGTCTTCAGCGGAGGGGTCTGCGACATCACGGTGGGCGTGGCGGGCGCCCGCGCCAAGCTTCTGAACCTGCGGGCCCAGGATCCGGTCCTGGTGCTGACACAAACAGCGCAATACAACGGAACCCCGGTCTATCTGGCCAAGTGCGTTGCCTCGGCACTGGCGGGGCAGCTGTCCATCGTCCAGACATCGTCCAACTAGCCGCCCGGCGGCGACCTCACGAAAGAAGACATGAACATCATCACAAATCCGGCCCTGTGGGTTGTGGGCAGCATCAACCTTGATATCACCGCTACCACGGAGCGGCTTCCCGCGCCCGGCGAGACGGTGGGCGGTGGCTCCCTGCACCGCGAACCGGGAGGCAAAGGCGCCAACCAGGCAGCCGCAGCCGCGCGGCTCGGGGCACGCGTGCGGCTGGTCGGGGCCGTGGGCAACGATGCCGAGGGCCGCCAGATAATGCAGGCGCTGGAGGATGCCGGTGTGGGTGTCGACCACGTCACGGTCGCCGACGAGCCCACCGGCACGGCCCTCATCGTCGTTGACCGCGACGGTGAAAACCAGATCGCAGTCTGCGAGGGCGCCAACCGGTCGGTGACCCTGGATGGCCTGAGCTTCGGCCCGGATGACGCAGTCCTGACGCAACTCGAGACGTCCATGGATGTGGCACTCGAGCTGGCGCGCAAGACAACCGGCTATTTCGCCCTCAACGCGGCCCCTGCCCGAAGCCTTCCACAGGAAATCATCGACCGCGCCCAGCTCATCATCGTCAACGAGACGGAGTATGAACTCATCCCGGAGCTGTCAAAGGCCCCACTTGTCGCAGTGACTTACGGGGCAAAGGGCGCGACACTGCTCAGCCATGGCGAGCGGATAGCGGAAGCTCCGGCGGCAGCGACCACGGCCGTCAATAGCGTCGGCGCCGGGGACGCATTTTCGGCCGCTCTCACGCTTGCACTGGTCTCGGGCCTCGATCACACCCACGCCCTGAGACTTGCCTGCGCCGTGGGGGCTGCTGCCGTTGCTGATCCAGCGTCACAACCCTTTCTGGAACCGTTCGAGAGCTACCTGCAGGCCACGGCCTCCGCCTGAAAAGGGGAGCGCCGGGCTCAGCCGGCGGCGGTGAGGAATTCCTTCAGCAGCGGCCCGGACGTAGTGGCACCCAGTCCGCCTTCCTCCACGAACACCGCGACGGCCAGATCCCCGTGCACGGCAACGATCCACGCGTGGGTCTTCGGCGGGTCCTCCTTGCCGAATTCGGCTGTACCCGTCTTCGCACCCACCGGTGCGCCGGGGACGTCGGCCAGGAAGCCTGCGTGCCCTGAGGTCACCACTGCCCGCATCATGTCGGCCAGCGCGGCAGCTTCCTCCTTGGTCAGCGGCTTGTCTGATGCGGCGGCCGGGGGCAACGCAGAAGCGGACGACGACGGCGATGCACCGTCGGTCGGTGCCGCACCTGGCGTCTCGCCCGCTTCAGTGCCCGAGCCGGCGGCTGCGCCGGCCTCGGCGTTCAGCACGAGCTGCGGCGAGACGGGCGAACCCTTCGCCACGGAACCGGCCATTACGGCGGCTGCCAGCGGAGACAGCAGCACCTTGCCCTGGCCGATCATGGACGCAGCGTGCTCAGTGCCTTCGGCCTCGCCCGGCACGGATCCCAGGAAAGCATCTGCACCCAGCCCGGGAGCCTCAACCGCAACGCCCAAGGCAGTGGCCGCGGCCTCGAGCTGGGCCTGGCTGACGCCCTCCCGTGCCGCTATGAACGCCGTATTGCAGGAGTGCGCAAAGGCATCGCGCAGGGTGACGGATCCCAGCGAACCGTCCGGGTAGCCTTCGGCGTTCTTGAACGTGCGCCCGTCCACCGTGAGCGTGGGCGTGCACTCAACCTTGGAGTCAGGGGTCATGCCGTTGCGGAGCATGGCCAGCGAATCAACCATCTTGAAGGTTGAACCGGGCGCGTACTGGCCCAGCATGGCGGTGTTGTAGCCGTTGCTTCCCGGGCCCGAGGCCGCGGCCAGCACGGCGCCGGAGGAGGGCCTGATGGCCACGATCGCGGAGGCAGGGCCTACTTTGGCCAGGGTGCTCTCGGCCAGTTCCTGGAGCTTCGGGTCAAGCGTTGTCTTCAGTGGTGTTCCGGGCTTGGCCGGGATCTCGAAGAGGGTCCGGCGGGGGTCCTGGGCTGCAGCCTGGATTTCCTCCCGGGTGAGGTCCGACCTCTGCGCGCGGATCACTACGCGATCGGCTCCGCGCAGCTGCGCGTCGTACTGCTGCTGCAGGCCGCCGGTTCCGGTGACATCGCCGGCGGTCAGGGCGCCGTCGGATTTCTCGATCTGTTCCGCACTTGCGTCACCCACGGAGCCGAGCAGCGCCCGCGCGAAGGTGCGGGTCGGTGCCAGTGGCAGCGTGTCCGCGATCCCGCGGGCCCCCGGAATCGCCGCGATCTGCTCCTTTGTGACAGTGCGGTTGCCGTCATCGCGCAAAGTGATGGCGGTGACAAACGCTTCGGCGCCGGATGCTTCCACCTGCTGTGCATAGGCTGCCGGGTCCACCCCCACCAGCTTGGCAAGTTTGGTGGCGGAGGCAGCGGCATCGGCAGAACCCAGTGCGGGCTTGTCGATACCCACATTCACCACCGGACGGTACGTGACCAGCTGGGCCCCGCCCGCGCCCAGGATATCGGCGCGTTGAGGTGATTCGGCGGCCTTGCTGAGGATCTCACCTTCCGCCAGATCGGGCACCAGCAGGGCGGGCTCCCAGGCTGT
This genomic interval from Micrococcaceae bacterium Sec5.7 contains the following:
- a CDS encoding nucleoside hydrolase, with translation MNNSVNPRPVYFDCDTGVDDSLALAYLLASPEITLVGIGTVSGNVSAGRATANTLDLLALAGIGSVPVATGAHHPLAGTFNGGVPEIHGANGVGNIDLPTSAAKPLQEDAAHLLVQLAREHAGQLSIVAVGSLTNLAEALKLDPGLPALIKDVTLMGGAALVPGNVTAVAEANIHNDPEAANAVLAAPWDVTLVPLDVTMENTLEETDRAALLASPRPLARALGQIVNHYFDFYIGVYGRRSCALHDPLAAAIAVGGIRTKLAPAVNVAVDDTHGPGRGQTICDLRGQRLGPVDQAGARTRVVLETDAPLAPHLVERLLAY
- a CDS encoding penicillin-binding transpeptidase domain-containing protein, which encodes MGNSQKLSLALVGLILGASLAACDDGRGGAEAAAKQLASAVAALDVGSVAFDGRDAAVANQQLKEVFKALEPAKPLVETGELKLEADTAKVPLNYTWKIGSVEWKYTVSAELKKSGDKWLTAWEPALLVPDLAEGEILSKAAESPQRADILGAGGAQLVTYRPVVNVGIDKPALGSADAAASATKLAKLVGVDPAAYAQQVEASGAEAFVTAITLRDDGNRTVTKEQIAAIPGARGIADTLPLAPTRTFARALLGSVGDASAEQIEKSDGALTAGDVTGTGGLQQQYDAQLRGADRVVIRAQRSDLTREEIQAAAQDPRRTLFEIPAKPGTPLKTTLDPKLQELAESTLAKVGPASAIVAIRPSSGAVLAAASGPGSNGYNTAMLGQYAPGSTFKMVDSLAMLRNGMTPDSKVECTPTLTVDGRTFKNAEGYPDGSLGSVTLRDAFAHSCNTAFIAAREGVSQAQLEAAATALGVAVEAPGLGADAFLGSVPGEAEGTEHAASMIGQGKVLLSPLAAAVMAGSVAKGSPVSPQLVLNAEAGAAAGSGTEAGETPGAAPTDGASPSSSASALPPAAASDKPLTKEEAAALADMMRAVVTSGHAGFLADVPGAPVGAKTGTAEFGKEDPPKTHAWIVAVHGDLAVAVFVEEGGLGATTSGPLLKEFLTAAG
- a CDS encoding MFS transporter; its protein translation is MISQGPSTTVAAPPPRAQEAPRRGRAGGLVATLILSVVAFQLNASMLSPALPDIAESLGENLDQIAQVSALFFLAGAVSSVILGRWSDVIGRRNTLLIVLGLLTVGTLLCIWAPNLTVLLIGRVLQGASSATFPLAYTILSKSLSAKAFGTALGLITAVNGGVGGADGYIGGLLADTLGFRSIFVGILAVTLIALPCVFLVVPKDAVDDAAGGMDWWGAAALSMALICITFFVSQGPTSGWLAPITLVYLAGTVVSLLLFGLIQKKSRNPLIAIHHLRSRQMWPLLATTILTLTGIFAVMNFTVVLLGQDSSAGYGLGAATSALLLLTPPALIGVFAAPISGWFAGRRGWLKLLRAGLLISVLALVLIASVPLDRWVVAAALAVLGVSYYGMVLTALGGISVVLSPEDAPAALPAVNGACFGIGAGLGIGIVAPFAALGTVDGYSTALWISVGITALALVASFIISPRPGQKL
- a CDS encoding ribokinase, giving the protein MNIITNPALWVVGSINLDITATTERLPAPGETVGGGSLHREPGGKGANQAAAAARLGARVRLVGAVGNDAEGRQIMQALEDAGVGVDHVTVADEPTGTALIVVDRDGENQIAVCEGANRSVTLDGLSFGPDDAVLTQLETSMDVALELARKTTGYFALNAAPARSLPQEIIDRAQLIIVNETEYELIPELSKAPLVAVTYGAKGATLLSHGERIAEAPAAATTAVNSVGAGDAFSAALTLALVSGLDHTHALRLACAVGAAAVADPASQPFLEPFESYLQATASA
- a CDS encoding GntR family transcriptional regulator gives rise to the protein MNTEVHAFLSPTLTPPLGQPLRVAVYSRLAEGIRSKVFPLGSLLPRETELGTALGLSRTVVREALMLLEEDGLIVTRRGIGRFVAEALPRVGLEEFRPFESALAHQDRPVKVVPGDVSIQATTDFVSKGLSLDAEANTWFRECVLHRDGEPVAVVQEHLPAGRYLSDISAELAGNLQAAARSNETMLAGLIALCGPVFSGGVCDITVGVAGARAKLLNLRAQDPVLVLTQTAQYNGTPVYLAKCVASALAGQLSIVQTSSN